CTTGCCCACGGCcggtggcaagagggaagggatttccttcttaattcttgcttgattagattgacacgtctcctctccttatatagagaggtttacttgacccctaagcaaacgaACCCTTATCTCTAATTAACCCTAATACTAATAGGCTATACCGCCAGCCCAAGCCCATTACGTACTCTAACACTACACCCCACCTGGACATGCAGCGTGCAGCCTAAACAAACCGTGCAGCCTAAACAAACCATCACTCGACGCAACACAAACCTAACACCTAAAAACGAGCCTTTTACATCTCGGCTTGTTTTATTACTCTCAACCTGAAATGGACTAGGacgctttattgttgacccctgaaCATAAAGTGGACACCGTCCTCCCGTCGGACATGCAGGACATGCACCTGTACAGccacctggatcccatggaaaccAGCGGAACAAAAGGAGCCCGCGCGGCGGCCGGCGCCGAAATGCAGTGGTGCTACGCGGTGCGCTCCTGTCCGTGACACCATGCCTTCTCCCTGCTGGATGATTGTCGATGGCACAGACTTTGAGGTCGCTGCCCGCGGGAGAAACAGCATGTCCGCCGGTGGGGCCCAAGATCCCCGACGCAGCGGACGAGATCGAGGTCCGTTGCGCAACGAAGGGCAACTTGGAGGAGCTCCAGCTGCAGATCACGCATCTCCCGCACACGCCGACGCACACGAGGCCGCGCGCAGCAGCCTGCAGCCTCACCGCCGCCGACACGTGGCGGATAGCGATCCAAGCCGGAAGCGGTGACGGCGACGGAGGGAAACGGACCTGGTGGAAGGGCATCCTGggcggtgtcgatgtagagcccggggccaaggtcgctgccacaccgccgaaaggcagggacggtgtcggtggcggcagcagccgctgcggtgttggtggcgatgacagcagctgctgctgttgcagcTGCCCACCGAACGGCAGGGACAACGTCGGTCTGGACAGCAGCTGCAGCggcggcgttggtggcggcggcggcggctgctgctgttgctgttgtAGCGTCCCGGTGGGGAAGAAGGCGGCCGGCTGCTGAGGGACCCCCGGCGCCAAGGTAGGGCCCGGCCCGGAGATGGTGGACAGCGGCAGCGGGGACTGCAGCAGCCCGGCGTCGGGTGGCGGCGACGACAGCAACAGCGTCGGCTGTAGCGGCCCGGCGATCGCGGTGGAGGCCGCCTGGTGCGTCGGCTGCCACGGTAGCAGCGCCGCCGGCAGCGGCCCGTAGGGACCGGCCAGGAAGAGGTGGATCTCCAGAGGTGAGATCGCGGAGGGCTGCGGTGATCTCCGCCGGGGAGAGAACGGTGGGGACGTCggagtgcggcggcggcgggtgggaagaactcggtggagggctggacatgatcgaacccgggaaagctgataccaagtgttatggtgctgctagagggatggcgcgagagggccggccgggggccttgcccacggccggtggcaagagggaagggatttccttcttaattcttgcttgattagattgatacgtctcctctccttatatagggaggtttacttgacccctaagcaaacgaCCCTTATCTCTAATTAACCCTAAGACTAACGGGCTATACCACCAGCCCAAGCCCATTACGTACTCTAACAGTACTCCTTCCGCTCCTATGAATAAGCTGCACATGTTTTCCAAGATTTACCTTTGACCAAGAATTAGTCCAAGTATACGGTGACTGTTTTATGGAAaactatatcattagaaagtggtTTTCAATACGAATCGAACAACAGTAACTGTGTGCAACATAATTGAGATATAGTTGCTCAAATTTCTGGCCACAGGTAGATCTTGTAAAGCGTGTGCGCCTTATTCATGGGAACGAAGGGAGTATATGCTTTTGTGTTATTGAGATTTAAAGTGTTATTGAGATTTAAAATCCTTTGGTAAACAGGGAAGATTTTGAGAAGAATGGCCTAAGTAGCCTTATTACAGTTGCTGTGCGGGACATACAAGGAGAAGGGTTCCCAGACGAACACTCTGGAGCTGCTGATGCTGTGTTCCTCGATTTGCCTCAGCCTTGGCTGGCTATACCATCTGCTGGGACAATGCTACGACAAGATGGCGTTCTATGCTCCTTTTCCCCTTGTATTGAGCAAGTACAGCGAGCTTGCGAAGCTATGAGATCATGTTTCACAGGTCGGTATTGCTCTTAATTTGTTACTTCATTTAGAAGTTATGACATGTGTTCACATTGATTCATGGAATCATATAATCTCCCTCTAATTATTATGTTAATTACAACAGCCACTTTTGTTGCCATGTAAGTTGATGGAATTAGGACTTATCTTTTCCCAGCTGTTTCGTTTTCAATGGTCTATCTGATACTGTCATTTGTCACAACTTATGGTAAACTCATGTCATTGATTCATAGGATACCTCAACTTTGGTATGCTTCTTTCAGAAAGATGAAAACAAAAAGAACTGCAATTTTTTGTGCATTTGCAGTCCAAGCATCCCTAGAGTGTTCAAAAAGCATGGTGTGAACCTAAAGATGTGCGGTTTCTGAAGTCTCTTTTAAAAACCTAAAACAACCGAAACAACTCTAAAATTAGTTACCGGAGTAAATGTGTGGACTCTTGCTTGCATCATTTAGTATCTTCATAAGCAAAAAACTGGCACCTCCTTATCACCTCCTGCGCCATTGCAGTTACCTAGTCTATACTTCTTATCTGTTTCTGTGGTTTTGTAATAGTTTCGACTTGCCTTGATTTTGCAcacaagaaaaaagaaaaccgAAGATAGAACTTACATAGAAGTGTGTTATAGTTTCAAGATTAAATGTTCTAGAGTTAATTTAACTTAAGATTACAATCATGATAATGCTATGCCATTATGGGcaaataaacaagcaaggttgctTAAAATTATGCAATTACAATGATCTCTAAATAAGTAAGTTCTTGAGTTAGCCTCTTTCAACAAGAGTGGGCCAGAACCTTATTCTCCATACTGCTGTGTTCTTGTGCAGATATTAGAACTTTTGAAATTCTTCTTCGCACCTACGATGTACATGAAGGTGCTCTGAAGAGTGCAACTGCCAACGAAGCTGCTAATTTGGGTTCAGTTCCTGAGAAGAAAAGGAAAATTCGGACAGGTGGAGAAGCCTTTGACAGTACACAGACTTCTTCTGTTATGGCTAGGCCCTGCAGCACAGCTAGAGGGCACACTGGCTACTTGACGTTTGCAAGGAGAAGTGTGCATGGCAGCCAAGCTGTAGCCAATGAATGTTGCTCCACTTCTTAGACCAGTAATATACACACTGGCGCAGAGTTATTCCTATCTGAATGGTTCTTGTTTGTGTAACCTGTGCTGAGCACCATTTGAGGTGCAGTGTGGCGTGATAAGAAATATCACGCCTCCGCACTGGAGCAGAGTGAGTACCATGCAAGGTGATGTGGTGCAGCCAAGAGATCTGTCTGATGAGTTAGAGATGCTCGATATGCTTATGAATATAACTGATATATGGCCTCTCCAGTAGGCCTTGGTGCtttgagttttttttttcatGTTAGTTTGAGATTGTTGTGATTGTGCTACCATGGCTATCATACTAATCATTCATATCTCTGTTTTTGTTTTATGATGAACCACACTAATCATCATATTTCAGTTTATTTTTATGATgaacaacaagctattttcttgGGTGCAGACCTTTGTGATATATCTATTATCACTATTCACAATACAATTTATCTGTTCTAGTTTTTTTTACTGTAGATCGAATTTCGAGCTGAAATTTCTTTGAATCGTAGAAACAGCACATGGGTATCCTTTATGAATGTTTCAGATTTTTTCACAATCTAAATATGAGTTTATAAGTTGATCCTACAATCTCCAGAAGGCTCGTAGGATCGTACGGATACCCACGTGAGCACCCTGCCTCTGCGGTGGCTATCTGTGCTCCTGTGCCTTTGGCATCTATGTAAACACTGTAAGGCAAACGCTGGGCGTCGGTCGCCTGATCTGGGGCCAAAAATCGGTTGCTCTCTGCGCTGTTCGATGGCGATCCGACGTCCAGAATTAGCCGCATTAGGAAGTTTACATTATAGCCCCTGATTTCTGGAGAATCAACCCGCAGTACTATATTTCTCAGATATTAGTTCAAATGCAGTTTTACATTTGCCACCCTCCTTTTTCAGGAAACCAACCCGCAGTACCCTCTAATATGATgagtattacaacaaaaatccTCCCTCTGCGTATAAAAAATAtatactattacaacaaaaagTCGCAACATTTTTTAAGAGTAATGTCACAATAAAGTGGTTAAACCAACAAATTGTTTTGTTGGAGATCAATCTACAACAAAAGTAGCCATTATTATTAACAAAAACCGGAgactattacaacaaaaatccatatgtttgctaaaaaaatagaagaaaacaTTAATTTGTTAcatattgaattacaacaaaagtCACCAACTTTTGTTACAAAAAGTCACAAACGATTACAATAAAAAATCAATATGTTTGCAAAATGATGCAAAGTGGTCAAGCGACATTTAATTTGCTACAGATTGAATTACAACAATAATCACCTACTATTTTATCCAAAGTCACAAATGGTTacaacaaaataaaaaatcactTTATTATTAGCatcaacaaaaaaataaaaaatgttgtCTCTTTACAATAATTGTTAACAACAAATTCTACAAAAATTACGAGTTGTTTACAACAAATAGTTCATCATCTCACTCCATGTATTTGCAGGGAAACAATTATTGGGCCGAAAAAAGAAGGCCCATTAAGCAACGCGGGAGCGAGAGGCCGGACGACCGATCGCCCGCGCGGGATCGGTCGCCGGATATACAGCGTTTTCCACACTGTAATGATGTCGTTTTCAATGTGCTCGCGTCCTCGCTTGTGTTGATGTTGTCCTTTGGTGCAGTGCGTCTGCCGCTCGACCACAATGGCGACgttagagcatgtctagcagGCCCCTTATATTTCTGCCCCGTATCTGGCTGCTTTTTCGCCCCGTATCGAAAAGTTGGCAACGAAAGAGGCATTCCGTCTAGCAGAACCCGTATTTCGccccgtattttcaaaaattaaaaccccgggaagttcatcttcattgatcatactaGGGATCATACATACATTTTGATCATACTACAGATCATACTACATCTAAACCTACCTCTACTCGTCCAGGATGACGTAGGGGATGAAGGCGATcctcgccgcctcctcccgcgcctCCCGGGCCTCCCGCGCCTGCCGCGCCTCGAACTCctggacggcggcgatggccgccgcctcctcctctgcctccgccgCCGCTTTCTCGGCGGCATCCGCCTCGGACAAGGCGACCGCACGGCGGTaggccgcctcctcttcctcctcttccgccgccgccgcttcctcctcgccgcctccgcttcctccgccgctgctgctgctgccgatgGTCGCCCTCCATTCCGCCAATGCCGCGCGGTCGCGCAGCCACTGCGCGCGCCATTTCTCGAACGCctcgccgctcatcggcttgagcggcgggtcctGCTTGTACCACCGCCCACCCGCGGCGAACTCGCGGAGCGGGTCCGGCACGTACAGCGCGCCTGCGTACTTGCAGGCCGCGCGACGGCTCCCGGCGGCGGAAAGTTTGCACTTCAGCCGCCACGCATCCTCtacggtgtccggcgagcgggatcgcttcgatccgctcgccggcgaggccctACTGCGGCGGCGGGAGTCCATCCTAGCTTTTGGGGTGGAATGCGTGGCGGGGGAGCGgctaattgctcgccggagcaggaggaggaggcggcggcgcgcggcggagctagggttgcgagtgaggggttaacccctcactcgcacctgcgcccactATATGTACGGGGCGAaggggccgatttcctgggccccgtattccgccgaaacggggcggcccgaatacggggcctgctagacggcccgaaccgcgcctgccccgtatgtcgccggaattttacggggtgggcgggttatacggggcctgttagacatgctcttagtacTTTCTTCTTGTTGAGCTCACCCCCTCTGTGTTGGGTGTTGTCTCCCTCTCAAAACCCCTTGTACTGCTGCTGTAAAACTCGTACGGGCCTTTACCCGATTGCTTGATGAAATAAAAAACGACACATCCAGGTGGGAGCCTTTGTGCTCCTCCCGGTgaactctctctcaaaaaaaaaaaaaacccttaTCCATGAGTGATCTACTTTTACAAGCATGACTGGACAGTCtcttaggctagccatagtgctagtatcatagctagtatcatgcacaatgatcccacaaaaatgctgatgtggtagCTAATTAAGGAGAgagaagattagagtaacataggtggatactgtatcatagcgcatgtcacgagaaaagttaatgtcaAACAAGTCTTGTGCACAAATTTACATGTAGATTCTAAAAagtaagactactcatagtgggagtaacttcactagtaactaagtgtccaactcagcaaatttgcttatgtggcagtgagttaatgaggagagaggaggatggagtaacatagctagttactgtaacatcacacttctcaagatacaatgagtctataagctatgaaattcaattcggctcccgggtgcatatgctccctctatcaaaaagttatatttcgaaatgtcgaaaatTTTTGAcacaaaattctacatgtacatctccataatatacgtacgttcgtcaagtttcgcgaggaaccaatatgttttctggtctgtgtaaaaaagagaaaatttatctcctgaaaagccttatttttagcattgaattttgtcttttttacacacgtcacacaacaagtcggatttttatgaaacaactttgtgagcacgtagcacgtgaagatgtacgtttgaatttttcgtttcaattttttaaaatttcaaaatgtatgtaacatgcatttcaaaataaagggagcatatgctcccatgtgccaaaacaccattCCCTGGCCTAATAAAACTAATTAATGAAGATATATGATActactttgatgttactaaccactatgaaggtagtaacatagagtaataacatgtgcatgttactactctatgttacttcccactatgactagtctaataaatatagcatgattatgatactacttcatgatactaaccactatagagatagtacgatacataagtatcatatgcattatactattatatgatacttaccactatggcCAGCCTTAATCTCCCAGACTAGATGCATTAGAGGCGATCAATTGAGTGAAAGATCTTGGACCACCGATACCAAATGAAAACAGTCCATATCAATGTGGATGGGCAACTGACTATATTCCAGGGCAATTTCAATCCCTCCAAGGCATGCACGTACTTCAGCTTTCAAAGGATCTTCACACATCAATAAGAATGATTCTGAGGGAAATCAATCGGCCACAACAAAGAATTACGCTGCATGTGCTGGGATCATGATAATCTCGTACGCCCAAACCTGTCTTTGACTACTTTAGTACCAGTTTGATCCGATTTTGTCTACTTTTGAGTACAGTAGTAGATTATAAAATGAGCACATCACAAGTTCACAACACAACACAGTTTAGCAAACTGCAGACTAAACCTGCGTGTTTGGCTTTCTGATTATTTTCTAACCTAGTTGCATATATACATAATTATTATTGCGTTTAAAAGCATGTGACATGAAATGTGAAACTACAACCATTTGAGACAAATCTACTCATAGTTAGATTGATTTACCAAGCAAAGTAAGTTAGAGTTGTTTTAATGGAGAAGAGAAGAACCAGCAGTGCCAACTGTAAATGGTCATATGCTTTGTTTTCCATAAGGTAATAAGCAGGAAGTAAGCCTTCATTGTTCGTAGGATCGTAATGCTACAAATTATATTTTTATATACTCCTCAGGAAATCTACAAAGTTAGGAGATTGCCCCAAGGGCAACTATTACCACCGTCTATCTCTTGTGAGGTGTTACGCAAAACATAGGCGGCTAGCTGGCGTTCTCCGTGGCACTACGTTTGGCTTCGCGCAAACGACGCCCAAATGGTTGCTGCCGGGAGATTAGGGGTCTGCATTCAATTCGTGGCTCACTGCACTGCACTAGTGAGATAGAACTCACTGCGCGTTTAAGATGAGTTTTAGTAAAAAATGCACTTCGTTTGATTTCCTGGGTTGCATCAGTTGGTACCCAAGTGCCACTTTGTTTGATTGGTCGCATGCTTTTTCTAACCTCACCTATATGGTAACATGGTGACCTTACCTCACCTATCACAAGCATGAGCACATAGACACCATCATGGTCATGGGCGTACccagcgcggggggggggggggggggggggggtgggcgtGACCCACCCAGAAATTAGGGAACTTTTTCTATACCCCTAATCTAGAGTGCTGAAAAGAAGCCTAATTCTATTTGGTCGTTCTCGCTTCGCAGAGTTGCAGACTGCACAGCGCCAGGGCGAGGCCACAAGGCGCTTTAAGTTTTCGGCTCAGCTCGCCGTCGCCGCATCGACGACTCCCCAGTTCTGCGATTCCCCACCTGCCGCCAGCCGCTCGGCGCCTCTCCTTGCCGACTCGCCTTTGGTCGCCCCTTCTTAACGTCGGCTGCCCCTTCCCCTATGCTCCTGCTCGGTCGCTTAAGGAGAAGTTTTCATGCTCGCCGCCAGTGCTCCATGTCTCTGGCTCGGCCGCCTTCCCCAGATCCCCCCGGCAGCCGCCGGTGCCTCCTATGCAGGTCTTCTCCCGGCCACCACGTGAGCGCTTGGCTCCCCTCAAAATCTGGGTGGATACGTGAGGCATGGGTATGATGCCGCTTCCATGGCAAATTGCCTGTATTCTTACAGCTAAAATGGTATTTGCATTGATTTAACTGGTAGTTTAACATTTTCGCATCTGTTGTATAGAAATGAAGAATAATAGCCAAAGtgcatcaattttagagaaacgtAAAGCAAAGAAGATTGCATCTTCTACAACATTGGTGGCGACGAATAATGTTGAAATATTATTTTCACCAATGTTGAAAGAGTATTCTATGCAATTAGTCTAGTGAAAATTAAGTTAACAAATAATATGGGTGCTGACCTTTTGAACCATTGCTTAGTGACATTTATCGAGAGAGAGATGTGTTTTTGAAAGTAAGTAATAGCTGAAACTTTCATGAGAATGCGAGAGCGTGAAGGAATCCTGATGTAAATTTTCTGTTTATGCTATATTTCATGATATAATAtcctttttcatgttttgaactattTGTGTTCTAAAGCATGTATGTAATAAATTTCAATATTGACAATCCATctgatatatgtgttatttatttgGCAATTTTTATTACAATTGGAGAAgcgcaaaaaaaaaattagaggtGTGCCCACCCTTCGATTTTTTCCTGCGTCCGCCACTGATCATGGTATCATTGTTCACAAGCTTCGGTATGTCGGCGATCACAAAGGCAGATGCCATC
This region of Lolium perenne isolate Kyuss_39 chromosome 2, Kyuss_2.0, whole genome shotgun sequence genomic DNA includes:
- the LOC127334219 gene encoding uncharacterized protein is translated as MMVPLDPSDKPTSQRRIAVGDTVVVYERHDAMRAVTVAADGVLQNRFGVFRHADWLGRHFGSKVFSSAGGGGGGKFARKAGGGFVHLLAPTPELWTLVLSHRTQILYIADISLVVAYLELVPGCVVLESGTGSGSLTTSLARAVAPQGRVYTFDFHDQRAASAREDFEKNGLSSLITVAVRDIQGEGFPDEHSGAADAVFLDLPQPWLAIPSAGTMLRQDGVLCSFSPCIEQVQRACEAMRSCFTDIRTFEILLRTYDVHEGALKSATANEAANLGSVPEKKRKIRTGGEAFDSTQTSSVMARPCSTARGHTGYLTFARRSVHGSQAVANECCSTS